The Qingshengfaniella alkalisoli sequence CAGATCGAGCTGTTCTATGCCGATCAGCTGGTGCCCACGGGCGAATTGTTCCAGGCGCTTCAGCGCGGCACGATCGACGCGGTGCAATCCGACGACGACAGCATGGCCTCGCCGACCGAGGTCACCGTCTTCGGCGGCTATTTCCCCTTCGGCTCGCGCTACAGCCTGGATGTGCCGGTGCTGTTCAACCAGTACGGGCTGGATGAGATCTGGAAGGAAGAATACGCCAAGGTTGGCGTGCAGCATATCTCCGCCGGTGCGTGGGACCCCTGCCATTTCGCAACGAAGGACCCGATCCGTAGCCTTGCCGACCTCCAGGGCAAGCGCGTCTTCACCTTCCCGACCGCCGGGCGGTTCCTGTCGCAATTCGGCGTGGTGCCGGTGACCCTGCCATGGGAAGACATCGAGGTGGCCGTGCAGACAGGCGAGCTGGACGGCATCGCGTGGTCCGGGATCACCGAGGACTACACCGTCGGCTGGGCGGACGTAACCAACTACTTCCTGACCAACAATATCTCGGGCGCCTGGATCGGCCATTTCTTTGCCAACCAGGAGCGCTGGAATGAGGTGCCGGAAGACCTGAAGACGCTGTTCAAGGTGTGCTGTGAGCAGTCACACTACTATCGCCAATGGTGGTATTGGGGCGGCGAAGCCGCGCTCCGCGTAAACGGTCCGAAAATGGAGCTCACCTCGATTCCCGACGCGGAATGGGACACGGTAGAACGGGCCGCTCAAGCTTTCTGGGACGAAATCGCTGCAGAGTCAGAGACCAAAGCCAAGGTGGTTGAAATCTTTAAGCAATACAATGCGGACATGCAAAAA is a genomic window containing:
- a CDS encoding TRAP transporter substrate-binding protein; the protein is MTTRRKFLQGSAALAPGAALAAPALAQSTIRWRMQTYAGPALAEHVIDPAIEMFNQIAGDRMQIELFYADQLVPTGELFQALQRGTIDAVQSDDDSMASPTEVTVFGGYFPFGSRYSLDVPVLFNQYGLDEIWKEEYAKVGVQHISAGAWDPCHFATKDPIRSLADLQGKRVFTFPTAGRFLSQFGVVPVTLPWEDIEVAVQTGELDGIAWSGITEDYTVGWADVTNYFLTNNISGAWIGHFFANQERWNEVPEDLKTLFKVCCEQSHYYRQWWYWGGEAALRVNGPKMELTSIPDAEWDTVERAAQAFWDEIAAESETKAKVVEIFKQYNADMQKAGRPYRYTNA